TCTAGCTGCTCCAATCTTTAATCCGCCAAGAAGTAGCCTAAAGTGCATTCTTAATGCCATAAGTGTTATTAATGCAGCATCAAAGCTTCTTCCTTGTGCAAAGATATTTTGGTTATCTAGCAGTTCCTATCTATAATCTGCCAAGAATTAGCCTAAGTTATTTTCCGTCAGTATCTTCTTTGATTTCCAATTGAGTATTATTCTTTTGAAGTAGCTGTGGTTACCTTTGACATTAAGGATAGAAACATCCAGCACCATGGGTCCATCCTATAGGAATGGCAATAGTTGTACCTTTCGGCGACGTGTTGATGGCGCATTGGGAGCAGTAAATTTGTGAACTGTTGTTTGTCATCTCATTTCCTGGTTTGCCTTCTGCCGTGACAAATTCTGTAAGTCTTTTCTATTTTTCTGTATTTCTTTCTTTTGGGTTTTATACTGAAAATAAGGAATCTGCTGAGTTTCTCatgctaaatattgaagggtcatCTGATTTCTAGTGTTTCACAGGTTGGTACAAGGCTTATCTTTTCTCATGCTAATCAAATGCGTAATTGAGAGTCTGCCTGTGTATTTTGTCCTTTTTCAAGATGCCTGCATCTACTGTTCAGTAAGTTGAGAAACTTATGCGTATTTTCTGGGGGATGATGACAAAAGAGTGGGTAGGAAGTTTCATTTGGTCAAGTGGGAGCTTGTTTGTCCTAAGAAGAAAGTTGGTGGTTTGGGTTTACATCGAATAAAGTcaatgaatgattctttcctttcAAAATGGTTTGGCTGCTGCAAGTCCCTAGAAGACTTTCTGCTACTGCAAGAGATCAGGTCGCTCAGATTCAAAGCAAACTTGAAGTTTCCTTTAACTGGGCGGAAGAAGATGAGATGCAGCGGATCCGTAATATCAAGATGATGTTCATGTCTAGTGTTTCGATTATACTGCAGTAACGCATTGTTGGCTTGTGGAGAAATATTCGTGAACAAGAGGTACTATTTTACTCCCTGCTTCCATTAGACACAACTATAAGACACATTTTTACATCACTAAATATAAACATCCTGCACTACCACTTTCCATCTTGGTTCTCAAATGGACTGTAGTCTGTACGTGCATTTGGGTTCGCATTTCAAATTTTGAATAGAAAAACGAATGAAGAAAGTGTACTGAGGATCTTTGTTGTATCCAAGAACTCAATGATGAACCTCTATTCCTTAGATGCACTAGAACTTCTTCAAgatgatgttttttttctttttgcttaatGTTCTTAATTTGGTGTTCAGCAAGTAACTCTTAATTtttcataacgaaacattctgtTTCTTACTGCCAATGTTACAGCTGACTATTGTATTTGATGCCTTGATATATTTGTTCCGCTACTTGCTAACTTTGTGATCAGTTTCTATCGTAATAGCTATTTTTTAGTCCGATTCTCATCATTTACGTATCGCATCATCAGTTTAGATAAAAAAAAGATGGAGCCAAGTCTCACCATTGGGAGTTTGGCTTGATTCGGGGATGATCCGAGTTAACCATGTCATCATTCCTGACAGCTGATTTTTAATTTTGTATCTGTACTCGTTTGTTAAGCACATCCCTGAAGAGATGACATTACTTTGAAAGTGCTGAGATTTTAATACGTTTTGTCATATTGAATGCCCAGCTAAAATTTGGGATGAAATTTGTAGTGACCCAAGTTCCTCGTACTGTTCGATTCTACGGGCAAGTGAAATTTTAGTAGAAATATATTGACATGGCACATCCCACATATAGGTGCCAAAATATTAATGTGTGTGTAAGATAACAATCCCACCTTCTGGCGTTCTTCTCATATACCCGGATTCCGGCCCGGCCCGGAACTTTTTATTTTTCAGTTTTCCtactttattcttttcttttcggAGCCCTAATATTCCATTGTTTCATCATATTATTCATGGATTATTTCAGGTTTCtcatttcacctatttcattgaAAAACCTTCAAGAGCCCTAATTACCTTTGTACCATGGTTTCATGAGGTATGTCACTATGTTGTGCAGCTGTACCATGATGGCACATCCAACATATGGGTGTGCCAAAATATTAAATGTGCGTGTGAAGATAACAATCTCATTCTATACAGCCCTAAAACCCCATTTTCTTCCTGGGTTTCATTCATCAATATCAATCATGGATTACTTCAGGTTTCTCTCTCTTGAGATGACATTAGAGATCTTAACTCGCTTACCAACTGAATTGGTCCTTGAATGCAAATCAGTATGTATTGATTGGAGATCTCTTGTTGGTCATCCATCATTCTCCAAGTTGCACTTACATCGTCTCAATCATCCTGATGCTGAATCTGGTAAGTCCGATTTTCTTGTTTTGACTTGTGGGCATGATGGATTATACTATCTTGAGTATGATGAGAATCACGATCATTCAACAACACCCATGCAGAGAATTACAAGAATTGATTTTACCTCTCCGTTTAAGTATTTTGGTTTTAGGTTTGTTGGTTCCGTTAATGGGTTGCTTTGTTTTATCGACTTCATCAACCAACCTATTTGTGTTTGTAACCCTATCACCAGAGAATATGTTATTCTTCCCGAAATCAAGAGAGATTGTGATACTGATGGGTATAGTTATGGGGAGACCAACTTTGATTATGTTTTTTCAACCAATGAATACAAAGTTATAGGATTTTATAAGTCCAAGACCCATTTTGAAGTCTATATATACATTCTAAGCAGTGGCAATGGATGGAGGAACCTTGGGAAGTTCAATTGTGGATCCAGCCTATATTTGAAATGTAAGGTTTTCTTTGTTAATGGAGCACTTTATTGGCTGGACAATGAATTAAAAATGATTGGTACCTTCGGTTTGGCTGACGAGAAGTTTGGTGGACAGCTTTTACCACCTCCTTTGTCACCAAACGGTGAATGGCTTAATTATAGAATAGGGGTTCTGGAtaggtttttctttctttctctttatgaAAAAGTAGACGGGTTTCATGACATATGGCTACTGAAAGAGAAGAATCTTAATCATGACAAGGAAGAGAGAAAGGAACACCAGTCACTGGTTTGGAATGAAGAGTTTAGGATTAATAAAATGGACTTATTAGCCGTTATGAAGAGTGGTGCCGTTTTTACTTATGGCGGTGGTAAGTATATCAATCTTTACGATACAAAAACCTCAACCTCAAAAAGCCTTGTAAAGTTTAAGAATTGGATTCTTGGGGAATCCACTCACAAGAATACCTTAGTTTCTTTAAAAAAATTAGGGGAAGAAGATACAAAAATTATGGAGTCGGTTAATAGCCGTGAGCAGCCACAGGAGGATGCAAATCCTGAATACATATACTTGTAAACTGGTAACTTTTGTCGAGTTTGAATTTGAATTTACATTCGTGTGAACCTAAATGTTTACGTTGTCTTAGTAATATATCGAGGCTAATGTTATTTTGCATTTGTGTTATCCATCCAACTTCGTGGGATTATAATTTTTTTACTATATTGGTTTGTTAACTTTGCATTAGAAGACATAtttttttcggaaaatgggtcatttctcaaaatatttttaaaacatggttcaaatggacgagtaaaaattagtatggtgaaatggacaccaaaaaaatagcaaggatgaaactggattcatcctgacttaaatttaaaaaatagcaaggatgaaactggatgcatcctgatgtaaattaaaaataagaaaaagtattagaAAATGGGTTaggatgaaactatttacatcctggctatttttatatttttgttcaattaaacaatatcaaaatctaaatgtccttttctccccggaattattgattttggtctttttaaccaattttatatatttgtttgGGGTGCTAACTGTCAAACGACATACATTTCCATTATGTCGTTAACCAAAACCATCCTGATTGGGATGTCTATAAATAATGCTACGTTTCCATCTCCACGGAAAGGACCGATTAACAAGGTACCTTTTGAGAATACTGCAAATATTTGCTTCAAGTCTAAAATTGCTGTTGCTTGTCAGTTTGTCTCATATTTGCTTCAAGTCACTTATGATTTGGGTTTCATCTAGCCACAAGTGTTCTTAATGAGTACTTAGTTCCACAAGTGTGCTTAATCAAAACTTGTTCCTTGTACAAAGATTGTATTTCGGTTATCTAGCGGCTCCTATCTATAATCTGCCAAGAAGTAGCCTAAATTTTGGCGAACTTAATAAAAGCTGCAGTATTTTTAGGACCTTATTTTATATCTGTTTGCAGTGCACGTATGGTTTGGTTCAGGGTTTTAGATAGGCTTAGTTGAATAAATATTCGAATCTGACTCTTTACTCGGGTTTTATCTAGGCTTCTTTGTCATGTGTCATAATGCGTGCTGTCTTCCTAAAGTGCACCGTGAGTTACACCAGATGTAATTGATTATATGAAATAAATACAAGGAGTGACGATTTTGTGAGCATCCAGATTACTAATTTAGTTCCTAATATGGTGAGATAGCTATAGTTAGAGAATGGTGGCTACTTAATTAGATGTAATCTATAGTAGCATGAGAATTCCGTTACTTGTGCAGTTTCATTTGTGCTGTACAATGGTTAGTGTTCTTTTAGCAACTCATTTGTTCTCGAATGGTTAGAATCTCAGTTTCTCTGCTATCATGATAGCGTTAAGGCTTGATATGTCAAGTACTCGACTCTCTGTAATTacaacttatctttctcttataATAAAACTAGGGTATCAACCAGGCCTTCGGCCTGGTCTCAACCTTTCGTACGCCTTCGGCGTGTTGTTGTTTTAATTTTAGTCGTGCTTTCACCAAATACGGATTGGTGGCAAGCCTTGGGGATATTTTATGCTGGAAGTTTGTTTTTCACCAAATACTAAAGTAACAAACTAATAAAATCATCCAATGTaaagaaatattaaaaattaCATGTACCATTACTTCTTTTaaaattaaaagaagcatcaaattCTATAATAATACTTCAGGATACACTACATTTTTTATTACCGGATCTAAAGacacatttgattcatttgaaaatAATAAAGTAATTCTCCTTGCAGCAGTACACCTGGACAATGCGACATATAGCTGACCATGAATAAATACTGGAGTACGTAAATCAATTTCCACATACTTCACCGATTGTCCCTGGGATTTGTTAATAGTCATCGCATATGCAACGCGTATGGGAAATTGACGTCTTTCCATTTGTATGTTTAGCTCTGAAGCTGAAGGTTGAAAAGTTATTCCAGGGATGAATACTACTTCACCAGCTTTTTCTCCCGTTATGATTTTAGCTTCAATCACGTGTCGTCCGCACCTCGTCACCACCAGTGTTGTACCATTACAAAGGCCTTCTTTCGGTGCCAGATTTCTCAGCAACATAATGGGACATCCAACTTTGAGGTCTAGCTTAAATGGAGGTGTTCCTGGTGGACTTAAATTGTTAAGAAATTCAGTTGTAAAATCCGAATCCCTTCCATGATCATCCTGAATCATTTTGTCAGCAACAAAATACGTGTAAGTCTCcccatgtaatctttctaatgcatCCATATTAATCTTATGGACGTCTTCATTACGTGGAGATAAAATGATCCTCTCGTTTAAGTATTTGGGTGACATTGGTTCGTCCATTACTAACAGAGGATACACCGAAGATATTAGCTCATGCATGTTTTGACATCTACCCATTGTCGATGGCAGATTAACAACCTCTTTAGGGTTCGTTCCAATCTACATACCAATTAATCGGATTTAAAATAGCTATGTCTACGATAAATATAGTTTTATTCAATGAAATTTCATTACCTCAAGCAAGTAGTCAGCAAACTCCAAATTTTCCGGTTCCTGCTCCAATCGCATATTATGGTTTAACGTCAAGACAGTAATGTAATCCCAAAGCAATGAACCTCTTATAGATGCTCCAACAGTTTGTTCTCGACTTG
This genomic stretch from Papaver somniferum cultivar HN1 chromosome 5, ASM357369v1, whole genome shotgun sequence harbors:
- the LOC113280070 gene encoding uncharacterized protein LOC113280070 → MGYFEYYAKNPNAPAYTYQQFPQHFVWCKRVKQWKIRQQGFAIRRMYFVSPNAGELYYLRMLLTTFRGANSFEDLKTVSNGDVDEVHNTFQDACIALGILAHDGESEKCLQEAVVMQTGNQLRKLFCIYPITIAGTGKTFLYNTIARRCRKDGKIVLTVASSGIASLLLDGGRTAHSTFKIPFEVQDDNNISISKDSNYAQLLKEVRLIIWDEVSMQHRFCVEEVDRLLRDIRSDDRHFGGVTVVLGGDFRQTLPVVSNASREQTVGASIRGSLLWDYITVLTLNHNMRLEQEPENLEFADYLLEIGTNPKEVVNLPSTMGRCQNMHELISSVYPLLVMDEPMSPKYLNERIILSPRNEDVHKINMDALERLHGETYTYFVADKMIQDDHGRDSDFTTEFLNNLSPPGTPPFKLDLKVGCPIMLLRNLAPKEGLCNGTTLVVTRCGRHVIEAKIITGEKAGEVVFIPGITFQPSASELNIQMERRQFPIRVAYAMTINKSQGQSVKYVEIDLRTPVFIHGQLYVALSRCTAARRITLLFSNESNVSLDPVIKNVVYPEVLL
- the LOC113280069 gene encoding F-box only protein 8-like is translated as MAHPTYGCAKILNVRVKITISFYTALKPHFLPGFHSSISIMDYFRFLSLEMTLEILTRLPTELVLECKSVCIDWRSLVGHPSFSKLHLHRLNHPDAESGKSDFLVLTCGHDGLYYLEYDENHDHSTTPMQRITRIDFTSPFKYFGFRFVGSVNGLLCFIDFINQPICVCNPITREYVILPEIKRDCDTDGYSYGETNFDYVFSTNEYKVIGFYKSKTHFEVYIYILSSGNGWRNLGKFNCGSSLYLKCKVFFVNGALYWLDNELKMIGTFGLADEKFGGQLLPPPLSPNGEWLNYRIGVLDRFFFLSLYEKVDGFHDIWLLKEKNLNHDKEERKEHQSLVWNEEFRINKMDLLAVMKSGAVFTYGGGKYINLYDTKTSTSKSLVKFKNWILGESTHKNTLVSLKKLGEEDTKIMESVNSREQPQEDANPEYIYL